A window from Candidatus Omnitrophota bacterium encodes these proteins:
- a CDS encoding transketolase family protein: MSEQLYQRDIYGQILVKLGSLNKDIVVLDADLSSSTRTNLFAKQFPDRFFNLGVAEQNMMATAAGLASCGKTVFVSTFAVFASGRAWDQVRLAISYNNFNVKIVATHAGITVGPDGASHQALEDIALMRALPNMNIIVPCDGPQTSDAVETAANHPGPFYVRLGRSKVATIENKGEFKFGQAQLISEGNDVAIIACGIMVSEASLAVKNLAQKGIKARLINMHSIRPLDNEVILKAAKETKLIIACEEHNIIGSLASSIDEVVAENFPVKVIRVGIRNRFGQSGEPQELLKEYNLSSSDIEKAVLANI; this comes from the coding sequence ATGTCAGAGCAACTTTATCAGCGGGATATTTACGGCCAGATCCTAGTTAAGCTGGGTTCATTGAATAAAGATATTGTGGTTTTGGATGCCGATCTCTCCAGTTCTACCCGCACCAATCTTTTTGCCAAGCAATTTCCGGATAGATTTTTTAATCTTGGAGTAGCTGAACAGAATATGATGGCAACCGCGGCGGGATTAGCCAGCTGCGGCAAGACGGTTTTTGTTTCCACCTTTGCCGTATTTGCTTCCGGCCGCGCCTGGGATCAGGTAAGATTAGCCATAAGTTACAATAATTTTAATGTTAAGATTGTCGCCACCCACGCCGGCATTACCGTTGGACCGGATGGGGCCAGCCATCAGGCTTTAGAGGATATCGCTTTAATGCGCGCCCTGCCGAACATGAATATTATCGTCCCCTGCGACGGGCCCCAGACATCTGACGCGGTGGAGACCGCGGCAAATCATCCTGGGCCTTTTTATGTCCGTTTAGGCAGGTCCAAAGTTGCCACCATCGAGAATAAGGGTGAATTTAAATTTGGCCAAGCCCAGCTAATTTCTGAGGGCAATGATGTGGCTATCATTGCCTGCGGGATTATGGTTTCGGAGGCGTCTTTGGCGGTAAAGAATTTAGCTCAGAAAGGCATAAAAGCGCGCCTGATCAATATGCATTCCATCCGGCCCCTGGATAATGAAGTTATCCTTAAAGCGGCAAAAGAAACCAAGCTGATTATTGCTTGTGAAGAGCATAATATTATTGGAAGTTTGGCTTCTAGCATAGATGAGGTCGTGGCTGAGAATTTTCCGGTGAAGGTGATCCGCGTAGGCATACGTAATCGTTTTGGCCAATCGGGTGAGCCGCAAGAACTTCTAAAAGAATATAACTTGAGCAGTTCGGATATTGAGAAAGCGGTCCTGGCTAATATATAA
- a CDS encoding NTP transferase domain-containing protein, translating to MKKEIAVIILAAGKSTRMKSELPKVLHPLCGRPMLGYVLDLVAGLKPKQVVAVLGYKHDLVRKIIPKGIKIAIQKKLSGTADAVKAGLSALKGFKGTVLVLYGDSPLLKKETLKKLLDYHLENDVDATLLTAKLKKPFGYGRIMRDKYSSICGIVEEKDADEVQKDIKEINTGIMVFKKDSLAGNLKYIRPNNRKKEYYLTDIIEILAKKDCLVDGVRAEDAQEALGINTRAELTKANSLMQKTINDKLMHSGVTILDPASTFINFGTKIGMDTVIYPFTVIERGVKIGKRCSVGPFAHLREDVSLGDNVRVGNFIEVVRAKIGAKTFVKHFSYIGDSSVGSSVNIGAGTVTANFDGLKKNYTVIEDNVSIGSDTVIVAPVKIGKFAITGAGSVITKNIPQRSVAVGVPARILKKRGR from the coding sequence ATGAAAAAAGAGATTGCGGTAATAATTTTAGCGGCAGGCAAAAGCACGCGGATGAAATCCGAACTGCCCAAGGTATTGCACCCGCTTTGCGGCAGGCCGATGCTGGGTTATGTTTTGGATTTAGTCGCCGGCTTAAAACCAAAACAGGTGGTCGCGGTTTTAGGGTATAAGCATGATCTGGTGCGCAAAATTATCCCTAAAGGGATTAAAATCGCTATCCAGAAGAAACTTAGCGGAACAGCCGACGCGGTCAAAGCGGGGCTGTCGGCTTTAAAAGGTTTTAAAGGCACCGTACTTGTCCTTTACGGAGACAGTCCTCTCCTAAAAAAGGAGACGTTGAAGAAACTCCTGGATTACCATTTAGAGAATGATGTCGATGCCACCTTATTAACCGCAAAACTCAAAAAGCCCTTTGGGTACGGCCGGATTATGCGCGATAAATATTCCAGCATCTGCGGCATCGTCGAAGAAAAAGACGCCGATGAAGTGCAGAAAGATATTAAAGAAATCAATACCGGTATTATGGTTTTTAAAAAAGACAGCTTAGCCGGCAATTTAAAATACATCCGGCCGAATAACCGCAAAAAAGAATATTATTTAACCGACATAATCGAAATTTTAGCTAAAAAAGATTGTCTGGTTGACGGGGTAAGGGCCGAAGACGCCCAGGAAGCTTTGGGGATCAATACCCGCGCGGAATTGACTAAGGCCAATTCCCTTATGCAAAAAACCATTAATGATAAATTAATGCACAGCGGCGTGACTATTTTGGATCCGGCGTCCACCTTTATCAATTTCGGCACTAAAATCGGCATGGATACGGTGATTTATCCCTTTACAGTAATTGAAAGGGGTGTTAAAATTGGGAAGCGTTGTTCAGTAGGCCCTTTCGCGCACCTGCGTGAAGATGTCTCTCTTGGTGATAATGTGAGAGTCGGCAATTTTATTGAAGTGGTGCGTGCCAAAATCGGCGCTAAAACATTCGTTAAACACTTTTCTTATATCGGAGACAGTTCTGTCGGCTCCAGCGTTAATATCGGAGCAGGGACGGTTACGGCTAACTTTGACGGCCTCAAGAAAAATTACACGGTTATTGAGGATAATGTTAGTATTGGTTCAGATACCGTGATTGTTGCTCCGGTAAAAATCGGTAAATTCGCCATTACCGGCGCCGGCTCGGTAATTACTAAGAATATCCCGCAGAGGTCTGTTGCGGTAGGGGTTCCGGCCAGAATTTTAAAGAAACGGGGGAGGTAG
- the hisG gene encoding ATP phosphoribosyltransferase: MKNKVLKLGLPKGSLQESTFRMLKKAGFNVNLPSSRSYIPSIDDVEIQATLLRAQEMSRYVQDGALDCGITGNDWILENKSDVVRIADLTYSKQSLNKVRWVLAVPQDSGIKKVKDLNGKRVATELVNVAKDYFRKNKVKVEVEFSWGATEVKVSAGLVDAIVELTETGSSLRANKLIEIATLCESITQFIANKSAYQDSWKKAKMEQIALLLKGAIAAEEKVGLKMNVKKENLKAVLARLPALKKPTISGLSDDGWFAIETIIDEKVVRVLIPALKAAGACGIIEYPLNKVIY, encoded by the coding sequence ATGAAAAATAAAGTCTTAAAATTGGGTTTACCTAAGGGCAGCCTTCAGGAATCTACTTTTAGGATGCTCAAGAAGGCCGGATTTAACGTCAACCTTCCCAGTTCGCGTTCTTATATCCCGTCGATAGATGATGTCGAAATCCAGGCAACTTTACTGCGGGCACAGGAGATGTCGCGCTATGTCCAGGACGGAGCTCTTGATTGCGGGATTACCGGCAACGACTGGATTCTTGAGAATAAATCCGATGTCGTCAGGATCGCGGATTTAACTTATTCCAAACAGAGCTTAAATAAAGTCCGGTGGGTTTTAGCCGTGCCGCAGGATTCCGGGATAAAAAAAGTCAAAGATTTAAACGGAAAGCGGGTGGCAACCGAATTGGTCAATGTCGCCAAAGATTATTTCCGGAAAAATAAAGTTAAAGTAGAGGTGGAGTTTAGCTGGGGGGCAACGGAGGTCAAGGTCAGCGCGGGTTTAGTTGATGCCATCGTTGAACTTACCGAAACCGGCAGTTCCCTGAGAGCCAATAAATTAATCGAGATTGCCACCCTTTGCGAATCGATCACCCAGTTTATCGCCAATAAGAGCGCTTACCAGGACAGTTGGAAGAAGGCCAAAATGGAACAGATTGCCCTGCTTTTAAAAGGGGCAATTGCCGCTGAAGAAAAAGTCGGCTTAAAGATGAATGTAAAAAAAGAAAATCTTAAAGCAGTCTTAGCCAGGCTTCCGGCATTAAAAAAACCCACAATTTCCGGCTTAAGTGATGACGGTTGGTTTGCCATCGAGACAATTATCGACGAGAAAGTTGTCCGGGTGCTTATTCCCGCGTTAAAAGCGGCGGGTGCCTGCGGGATCATTGAATATCCGTTGAATAAGGTTATTTACTAA
- a CDS encoding septum formation initiator family protein: MLSTLRRSFWLFGFAVLLLVLFLPGYTKLQESRIKNRKLEENFRKMAVENYLLQEELKRIENDPVYQEKIARDKMGVVRKGEIPIKIFSEKKR, translated from the coding sequence ATGCTCTCCACGCTGAGAAGGTCATTTTGGCTTTTTGGGTTCGCAGTTTTGCTGCTGGTTTTATTCCTGCCGGGTTATACAAAGCTGCAGGAATCAAGGATTAAGAATCGCAAGCTGGAAGAGAATTTCCGCAAGATGGCAGTTGAAAACTACCTTTTGCAGGAAGAGCTCAAGCGGATTGAAAATGATCCGGTTTATCAGGAAAAGATCGCCCGGGATAAGATGGGCGTGGTAAGAAAAGGGGAGATCCCGATTAAGATCTTCTCCGAGAAGAAAAGATAA
- a CDS encoding PilZ domain-containing protein: MINRRNYVRYIMEVKVSVKSEGDASKTMVGEVLDLSSIGWGAIFKESIAINTIIQFDLTSNFLDEHLEGKAKIVHVSQQRESGGKGFRIGVEFIQVDKGIVSRFISEKQRIARQEQIRVLEVERKKQQSQGSDIGPF; this comes from the coding sequence ATGATTAATAGAAGGAATTATGTACGTTATATTATGGAGGTAAAGGTATCTGTTAAGAGTGAAGGAGACGCTTCCAAAACCATGGTCGGAGAGGTATTGGATCTTAGCTCTATAGGATGGGGGGCCATTTTTAAAGAAAGTATTGCCATAAATACCATTATTCAGTTTGATTTAACCTCAAATTTTTTAGATGAGCATCTGGAAGGCAAGGCTAAAATCGTCCACGTGAGCCAGCAGAGAGAATCCGGCGGTAAAGGTTTCAGGATAGGCGTGGAGTTTATCCAAGTCGATAAAGGGATTGTTTCCAGATTTATCAGCGAGAAACAAAGAATAGCCCGGCAGGAGCAAATAAGGGTACTGGAGGTAGAAAGAAAAAAGCAGCAATCGCAAGGTTCAGATATCGGGCCTTTCTAG
- the ispE gene encoding 4-(cytidine 5'-diphospho)-2-C-methyl-D-erythritol kinase — MPLVIKSFAKLNLYLQILNKRKDNFHNLNTLFCRIDLADTLIFKKRQDDLIKIRCKNPGVPSDKTNLCWRAAELLKRELDVDFGIDIEIRKRIPVGAGLGGGSSNAAGVLLGLNRYWNLNLPKARLVKLGAKIGSDVPFFLYDTKFALGSRRGDKIKPLTSLGKLKLWFILVYPKIKVSTPWIYQKFDAFSGLTRRRCNVKMLTSELRQKGKGMNAQCLVNDLEIVTASLYPVVNQVKKAFSGIGLEKIMMSGSGPAVFALCNGRKQAGDLCRKLAKAHKSWQVFVSSTV, encoded by the coding sequence TTGCCGTTGGTTATTAAATCCTTCGCTAAGTTAAATCTTTATCTGCAAATCCTGAATAAACGCAAGGATAATTTCCATAATTTAAATACTTTATTTTGCCGGATTGATTTAGCCGACACGCTGATCTTTAAAAAGCGCCAAGACGACTTAATTAAAATCAGGTGTAAGAATCCGGGTGTGCCTTCTGATAAAACCAATCTTTGCTGGCGCGCCGCTGAATTACTAAAGCGGGAATTAGATGTAGATTTTGGAATAGATATTGAGATTAGAAAGCGAATACCGGTTGGCGCGGGTTTAGGCGGGGGTTCTTCCAATGCTGCCGGTGTCCTTTTGGGGTTAAACCGGTATTGGAACCTGAATTTACCCAAGGCAAGGCTGGTAAAATTAGGGGCTAAAATAGGCAGCGATGTTCCGTTCTTTCTCTATGATACAAAGTTTGCTTTAGGAAGCCGGCGCGGAGATAAAATTAAACCGCTAACTTCTTTAGGTAAACTCAAGCTTTGGTTTATACTGGTTTATCCCAAAATCAAGGTTTCTACGCCTTGGATTTATCAGAAATTTGATGCTTTTTCTGGATTGACAAGGAGGCGGTGTAATGTTAAAATGTTGACTTCTGAGTTGCGGCAAAAAGGCAAGGGGATGAATGCCCAATGCCTTGTCAACGACTTAGAGATTGTTACCGCTAGCCTTTATCCTGTAGTTAACCAGGTTAAAAAAGCGTTTTCCGGCATAGGGTTAGAAAAAATAATGATGTCCGGAAGCGGGCCGGCAGTATTCGCGCTCTGTAATGGCCGCAAACAGGCTGGAGATTTATGCAGGAAATTAGCTAAAGCGCATAAATCCTGGCAAGTTTTTGTAAGTTCTACGGTTTAA
- a CDS encoding cellobiose phosphorylase translates to MDVDKPKEAMRKNNLYIFTDEAGSFKSFSADKLKSLYLPLCNQVLMSSISPDLHGDIKSGQNSFLLEPVSRINLSLSRASRNFWVYINQDKIWSATGVSKNQKQLQQDKFWLEAGQLWQRISRENKNIGLKSSILSFVPAGPDALEVMQVTLTNISKKKISFIPYAAIPLYCRSADNLRDHRHVTSLLTRIKEEKYGIKVKPTLLFDESGHKPNHTVYFAAACDNQERPPRYIYPTQESFCGESGDLEAPEAVFKNKLPRKISIQGREPMAALRFTEVTLSPGAQATYIIVMGLSQKDSNLSSLIKKFGQSAKVAAHFEKTKNFWQGQSKLLDISSGNKHFDNWLRWVNIQPVLRKIFGCSFLPDFDYGKGGRGWRDLWQDCLGLILNNPQSVRQLLIDNFYGVKIDGSNATIIGKKPGEFIADRNNISRVWMDHGVWPLLTLDLYIQETGDLGILFEYAAYFRNHQINRGRDIDYQWNASYGQQLKTKSGKIYQGTILEHLLVQNLAQFYNVGAHNHVRLEGADWNDGLDMAKENGESAVFSSMYAQNLSTLARLALKCGAKSLEVAEELKILFTDFDYQNIAQKHKILEKYFSKTKENISGKKIRLEAVVLSRLLNKKSLWMRKHIQKSEWLKEGFFNGYYDNCKRKVDGKRGNLLRMTLTSQVFPIMSGVASPGQIKKILANVYRYLYDEPVGGIRLNTDFKKEQHDLGRAFSFAYGDKENGAVFSHMVVMFAYALYKQSYSQEGWRVLSSLYKMAANTARSKIYPCLPEYFDLSGRGMYSYLTGSASWFMLTLLTQSFGIRGFDGDLLIEPKLSAEQFKSVDKLSISRVFAARKLKIVFLNPKRLGAGKYRIKRFLLNAEQLPIEETSRIVVSREVITSLPKEKLNIIQVHLG, encoded by the coding sequence ATGGACGTAGACAAGCCGAAAGAAGCAATGAGAAAGAATAATTTATATATATTTACGGATGAAGCGGGTAGTTTTAAGTCATTCTCCGCGGATAAGCTAAAAAGCCTGTATTTGCCGCTTTGTAACCAAGTTTTAATGTCATCCATTTCTCCGGATTTACACGGAGATATAAAAAGCGGCCAGAACAGCTTTCTGCTTGAACCGGTTTCTCGGATCAACCTTTCTCTCTCCAGGGCCTCAAGGAATTTTTGGGTCTATATCAATCAAGATAAAATCTGGTCGGCTACCGGTGTTTCTAAAAACCAAAAGCAGCTCCAGCAGGATAAATTTTGGCTGGAGGCCGGCCAGCTTTGGCAGCGGATCAGCCGGGAAAATAAAAATATCGGATTAAAATCCTCAATTTTGTCTTTTGTACCCGCAGGCCCTGATGCGCTGGAGGTAATGCAGGTTACCCTTACCAATATCAGCAAAAAAAAGATCAGCTTTATTCCTTACGCGGCGATACCTTTATACTGCCGCAGTGCCGATAATTTACGGGATCACCGGCATGTAACTTCGCTGCTTACCAGAATTAAAGAAGAGAAGTATGGGATTAAAGTCAAGCCAACATTGCTTTTTGATGAATCCGGCCATAAGCCGAATCATACGGTTTATTTTGCGGCCGCTTGCGATAATCAGGAAAGACCGCCGCGGTATATTTACCCTACTCAGGAGAGCTTCTGCGGCGAGTCCGGGGACCTGGAAGCTCCGGAAGCTGTTTTTAAAAACAAGCTTCCTCGGAAAATATCGATTCAAGGTAGAGAGCCGATGGCCGCACTGCGTTTTACCGAAGTCACTTTGTCTCCCGGAGCCCAGGCAACTTACATTATTGTTATGGGGCTCAGCCAGAAGGACTCTAATCTAAGCTCCCTGATAAAAAAATTTGGCCAAAGCGCCAAAGTAGCCGCGCATTTTGAAAAAACTAAAAATTTCTGGCAGGGGCAGTCCAAGCTCCTGGATATTTCCAGCGGCAATAAACATTTCGACAATTGGTTGCGCTGGGTAAATATTCAGCCGGTGTTGCGAAAAATATTCGGCTGTTCATTTTTGCCGGATTTTGATTATGGAAAAGGCGGCCGGGGATGGCGCGACCTCTGGCAGGATTGCCTGGGGCTTATTTTAAATAACCCGCAGTCAGTGCGGCAGCTTTTAATCGATAATTTTTACGGGGTCAAGATCGATGGCTCTAACGCCACGATTATCGGCAAAAAACCGGGTGAGTTCATCGCCGACCGTAATAATATCAGCCGGGTGTGGATGGACCACGGAGTCTGGCCTTTGCTCACCCTGGATCTGTACATTCAGGAAACCGGGGACCTGGGAATCCTATTCGAATACGCGGCTTATTTCAGGAACCATCAAATAAACCGCGGCCGGGATATCGATTACCAATGGAACGCCTCCTATGGTCAACAACTAAAGACAAAATCCGGGAAAATTTATCAGGGTACTATTTTAGAGCATTTGCTGGTGCAGAACCTGGCGCAGTTTTATAATGTCGGCGCGCACAACCATGTCCGGTTGGAAGGCGCGGATTGGAATGACGGCCTGGATATGGCCAAAGAGAACGGAGAAAGCGCGGTCTTTTCTTCGATGTACGCGCAGAATCTTTCGACTTTAGCGCGACTGGCGCTTAAATGCGGCGCAAAAAGCCTGGAGGTTGCCGAAGAGTTAAAAATTTTATTTACTGATTTTGATTATCAAAACATAGCGCAGAAACACAAGATACTGGAAAAATATTTTTCTAAAACTAAAGAAAATATTTCCGGCAAAAAAATCCGCCTGGAGGCGGTTGTATTGAGCCGCCTCTTAAACAAAAAATCCCTTTGGATGAGGAAACATATTCAGAAGAGCGAGTGGTTGAAAGAAGGGTTTTTTAACGGATATTACGATAATTGTAAAAGGAAGGTGGATGGTAAAAGAGGAAATCTCTTGCGGATGACTTTGACCTCCCAGGTGTTCCCGATTATGAGCGGCGTAGCCAGCCCCGGGCAGATCAAGAAAATTTTAGCCAATGTTTACCGGTATTTATATGATGAACCTGTTGGGGGAATTCGTTTGAATACCGATTTTAAGAAAGAGCAGCATGATTTAGGCCGGGCATTTTCTTTTGCTTACGGAGATAAGGAAAATGGCGCGGTGTTTAGCCATATGGTAGTGATGTTTGCCTATGCCTTATATAAACAGAGTTATTCTCAAGAAGGATGGAGGGTTTTAAGTTCGCTATATAAAATGGCAGCCAATACCGCACGCAGCAAGATCTATCCCTGTCTGCCGGAATATTTTGACCTTAGCGGCCGGGGGATGTACAGCTATCTTACCGGTTCAGCCAGTTGGTTTATGCTTACTTTACTTACCCAGTCATTTGGAATCAGGGGGTTTGATGGGGATCTGCTTATTGAACCAAAGCTTTCCGCTGAACAATTTAAATCCGTTGATAAATTAAGCATCAGCCGTGTTTTTGCCGCAAGAAAGCTAAAAATAGTTTTCCTGAATCCTAAACGCCTGGGAGCGGGGAAATACCGCATCAAGCGTTTCCTGCTCAACGCGGAACAGTTACCGATCGAAGAAACCAGCCGGATAGTTGTGTCCAGAGAAGTTATTACCAGCTTACCGAAAGAAAAGCTTAATATAATTCAAGTACATCTAGGTTAA
- a CDS encoding transketolase — protein MANKQLTIEELEAKAKVTRRLIIQMLAKAGSGHPGGSLSAVDLITALYFNVLRFNPRDPQWPDRDRFHMSKGHCCPLWYAVLAQAGYFAEEKLFTLRQLGSILQGHPDRKTPGVESASGSLGQGLSIALGMSLAAKIDKKDYRVYVLLGDGEIQEGNIWEAAMACGHFGCSNICAILDANGCQIDGRCEDIMGLEPLAAKWQAFGWHVLEINGHDMRQILAAYEEAKTIKDKPTIIIARTVKGKGVSFMEGVIGFHGRAPTPEEAQRALKELA, from the coding sequence ATGGCAAATAAACAATTAACCATCGAGGAGTTAGAAGCCAAAGCCAAAGTAACCCGGCGTTTAATTATTCAAATGCTGGCCAAGGCCGGCTCAGGGCATCCCGGAGGCAGCCTCTCAGCCGTGGATTTGATTACCGCGCTATATTTTAATGTTTTACGTTTTAATCCCCGCGATCCGCAATGGCCGGACCGCGACCGTTTCCATATGTCTAAAGGCCACTGCTGCCCGCTTTGGTATGCGGTATTGGCCCAAGCCGGTTACTTTGCGGAAGAAAAATTATTTACTTTGCGGCAATTAGGTTCAATTCTTCAGGGGCATCCTGATCGTAAAACACCGGGTGTTGAATCGGCATCCGGTTCTCTTGGCCAGGGGCTTTCGATTGCTTTAGGGATGAGCCTGGCCGCAAAAATAGATAAAAAAGATTACCGGGTTTATGTTTTATTGGGCGACGGAGAAATTCAGGAGGGCAATATCTGGGAGGCAGCGATGGCTTGCGGGCATTTTGGCTGCAGCAATATTTGCGCTATCCTGGATGCCAACGGCTGCCAGATCGACGGAAGATGCGAGGATATCATGGGCCTGGAGCCTTTGGCGGCTAAATGGCAGGCATTCGGCTGGCATGTCCTGGAGATCAACGGCCATGATATGCGCCAGATTTTAGCGGCTTATGAAGAGGCCAAAACAATCAAAGATAAACCGACAATAATTATTGCCCGCACGGTTAAAGGTAAAGGTGTATCTTTTATGGAAGGGGTAATTGGTTTTCATGGCCGGGCGCCTACTCCGGAAGAGGCCCAGAGGGCCTTAAAGGAATTAGCATAA
- a CDS encoding PilZ domain-containing protein codes for MSPQRILKTKIGEMLIERGLISKEQLSTALAQQREKGGYLSQHLIALGFVSEVHIAECLASQYGFAYLPLDRYQISPQTLKIIPFKLINIYSLLPIEKAGNSLDVVMADPLNEGVIDMLKHISGCDIEVFISTYSQIRQAIDTYFHAEMQDTSLGRLDAVELIKEDMLESFIQVKDYGSGREKRRYKRKDVDLDMVYFLQNKSYKAKIKNISYGGLLFTCELFIPIEKNIYTNIVCRILTQNVDISAVVQVIRVEKTGETQYSIAGFFNFITDDDRMKLTLLLQQ; via the coding sequence ATGAGCCCGCAGAGAATCTTAAAAACAAAAATCGGAGAGATGTTAATCGAGCGCGGTTTGATATCCAAAGAACAGCTGTCTACGGCATTAGCGCAGCAGAGAGAAAAAGGCGGCTACCTCAGTCAGCATCTTATAGCGTTAGGTTTTGTAAGCGAGGTACATATAGCTGAGTGCCTTGCCAGCCAATATGGTTTTGCGTATCTGCCCTTAGACAGGTATCAGATTTCCCCCCAAACGTTAAAAATTATACCATTTAAATTAATTAATATTTATTCACTCCTTCCGATAGAGAAAGCAGGGAATTCTTTAGATGTAGTTATGGCTGACCCGTTGAATGAAGGTGTTATCGATATGCTTAAACATATCAGCGGCTGCGATATCGAAGTTTTTATCAGCACATACAGCCAGATAAGGCAGGCAATAGATACTTATTTTCATGCTGAAATGCAAGATACCAGCCTGGGCAGGCTTGATGCGGTGGAATTGATCAAGGAGGATATGCTTGAGTCATTCATCCAGGTTAAAGATTACGGCAGTGGCAGGGAAAAGAGGAGATATAAGAGGAAGGATGTAGACCTGGATATGGTCTATTTCTTGCAAAACAAAAGTTATAAAGCAAAAATAAAAAATATCAGCTACGGCGGGCTTTTGTTTACCTGCGAATTATTTATACCTATAGAAAAAAATATCTACACAAATATTGTCTGTAGGATCCTTACGCAGAATGTGGATATCAGCGCCGTAGTCCAGGTGATCAGGGTGGAAAAAACAGGGGAAACCCAGTATAGCATCGCAGGTTTTTTTAATTTCATCACCGATGACGACAGGATGAAACTTACATTATTGCTGCAGCAGTAA
- a CDS encoding tetratricopeptide repeat protein, which produces MVKVKYLISVICLCLALALTAYPVGASNTDSDEARSLSHYILGVYYDDLGDLDKAIQEYKKALAADPNSALLHLNLASVFIKKDKTALAIEQLKQSIGLAPEAIEPHVILALVYAAQNKADLATQEYTLALKNAARLQPKNIEIYKSLGVIYLQQKKLKEAEGIFKLIAGMDPADPQAHFYLGSIYFDLKDNPSAEKELNTALKLKPDYHEALNFLGYFYLEQDKNINRAGQLIRKALVSEPENGAYIDSLGWFYFKKGKFKDALRELEKAASLLSDPTIYDHLGDTYLKLGDRNNAKLNWEKSLKLDSTQENIKSKLLKLTNNGK; this is translated from the coding sequence GTGGTAAAGGTTAAATATCTTATCAGTGTAATCTGCCTTTGTCTTGCATTGGCCCTAACGGCATATCCTGTAGGCGCCTCAAATACAGATAGCGATGAAGCCAGGAGTTTAAGCCACTATATCCTGGGGGTTTATTATGACGACCTGGGAGATTTAGACAAGGCGATCCAAGAATATAAGAAAGCCCTTGCAGCCGACCCCAACAGCGCTTTATTACATTTAAATCTGGCATCAGTTTTCATTAAGAAGGACAAGACGGCTCTGGCAATTGAGCAGCTTAAGCAGTCTATCGGGCTTGCTCCCGAAGCCATTGAGCCGCATGTGATATTGGCGCTGGTTTACGCGGCGCAAAATAAAGCGGATCTGGCTACCCAGGAATATACGCTGGCGCTTAAAAACGCCGCTAGACTCCAACCCAAGAACATTGAAATTTACAAAAGCTTAGGCGTAATTTACCTGCAGCAAAAGAAATTAAAGGAAGCGGAAGGGATTTTTAAATTGATTGCGGGTATGGATCCGGCGGACCCGCAGGCGCATTTTTATTTAGGCAGTATTTATTTTGATTTAAAGGACAATCCTTCCGCAGAAAAAGAGCTTAATACCGCGTTAAAATTAAAGCCGGATTATCATGAAGCCCTGAATTTCCTGGGTTATTTTTATCTGGAACAGGATAAAAATATTAACCGGGCAGGCCAGCTGATCAGGAAGGCTTTGGTTTCTGAGCCGGAGAACGGCGCTTATATTGACAGCCTGGGATGGTTTTATTTCAAAAAAGGCAAGTTTAAAGACGCGCTGCGTGAATTGGAAAAAGCAGCTTCCTTGTTAAGCGACCCGACGATCTATGATCATCTGGGGGATACTTACCTTAAGCTCGGTGACCGCAACAACGCAAAATTAAACTGGGAGAAATCCCTGAAATTAGATTCTACGCAGGAAAATATAAAATCAAAACTGCTTAAGCTCACCAATAATGGCAAATAA
- a CDS encoding septation protein SpoVG family protein, which yields MEATEIRVILKDSPDKKLKAYATVTFDNVFVVRDIKVIEGSAGLFIAMPSRKVKHSCPKCAFKNELRSKYCNQCAAPLPVETNLQRGEEIPSSQAEHKDIAHPITQSFRENLQKKVLEAYVQEKDKVHSGSALE from the coding sequence ATGGAGGCCACTGAAATCAGGGTGATATTAAAGGATTCTCCGGATAAGAAATTGAAAGCGTATGCCACGGTTACTTTTGATAATGTTTTTGTGGTCAGGGATATTAAGGTGATCGAGGGCAGCGCGGGTTTATTTATTGCCATGCCTTCCCGTAAAGTAAAGCACTCTTGTCCTAAATGCGCCTTTAAAAATGAATTACGCAGTAAATATTGTAACCAGTGCGCCGCTCCTTTGCCGGTTGAAACCAACCTGCAACGCGGTGAAGAGATACCCAGCAGCCAGGCCGAGCATAAAGATATCGCCCATCCGATAACGCAGTCGTTTCGGGAAAATTTGCAGAAAAAAGTTTTAGAGGCTTATGTTCAAGAGAAAGACAAGGTGCATTCCGGTTCTGCCTTGGAGTAA